Proteins encoded within one genomic window of Granulicella pectinivorans:
- a CDS encoding TIGR03435 family protein: MRKVRTMATGCLSVILLLAPALYAQGILGTWQATLPVDNSPHVQLRITQASDGALRGVFDRFDWTTSVPLSTITFLAPDLNAAAPVIDIAFHARLGPDGKSLQGTWQQAKHSYPLTFTLATPETLWKRDNGAPMALSADPAFEVAVIRPSEPGKTQRSFALRTRHFNARNSTVFQMVKFAYALQSRQIEGAPEWFESVRFDIDAEPDTEGVPNEQQYRLMLRKLLAERFQLRTHILQRVVPVYALTLQNKTPRLDPADDPNGHSHIFVKQIDDGQTLGQFMDFTMPDVADFLMGFLPERQILDETGLKGRVNFTMTIATASTQGPANDTAAEYFHAIEPLGFKLIPRKAPIDILVIDHLEKPSAN, encoded by the coding sequence ATGCGCAAAGTTCGAACGATGGCCACAGGATGCCTCTCCGTCATCCTCCTTCTTGCCCCGGCACTGTACGCCCAAGGCATCCTTGGCACCTGGCAGGCCACGCTGCCCGTCGACAACTCCCCGCACGTCCAGCTCCGAATCACCCAGGCAAGCGATGGCGCTCTCCGCGGCGTCTTTGATCGCTTCGACTGGACGACCTCCGTCCCGCTTTCTACCATCACCTTTTTGGCCCCTGACTTGAACGCAGCCGCCCCGGTCATCGACATCGCCTTCCACGCCAGGTTGGGCCCGGACGGCAAGTCCCTGCAGGGTACCTGGCAACAGGCCAAACACTCCTACCCCCTCACCTTCACCCTCGCCACCCCTGAGACCCTCTGGAAGCGCGACAACGGCGCTCCCATGGCTCTCTCGGCCGATCCCGCCTTTGAGGTCGCTGTCATCCGGCCAAGCGAGCCCGGTAAGACACAGAGAAGCTTCGCACTCCGGACCCGTCACTTCAACGCAAGAAATTCGACCGTCTTCCAGATGGTGAAGTTCGCCTACGCGCTGCAATCCCGTCAGATCGAAGGCGCGCCGGAATGGTTCGAGAGCGTACGTTTCGATATCGACGCCGAACCCGATACGGAAGGCGTACCCAACGAGCAGCAGTACCGCCTCATGCTGCGAAAACTCCTGGCAGAGCGTTTCCAGCTTAGAACTCACATCCTCCAGAGGGTCGTTCCGGTTTACGCGCTCACGCTCCAGAACAAGACCCCTCGGCTCGACCCAGCCGACGACCCCAACGGCCACTCCCACATCTTCGTCAAACAGATCGATGACGGACAAACCCTCGGGCAGTTCATGGACTTCACCATGCCCGACGTCGCCGATTTCCTGATGGGCTTTCTCCCCGAGCGGCAGATCCTCGATGAGACCGGCCTGAAAGGCCGCGTCAACTTCACCATGACGATCGCGACCGCCTCCACCCAGGGCCCCGCAAACGACACCGCCGCCGAGTACTTCCACGCGATCGAGCCCCTCGGCTTCAAGCTCATCCCCAGGAAGGCCCCGATCGACATCCTCGTGATCGACCACCTCGAAAAGCCTTCCGCGAACTAG
- the dnaA gene encoding chromosomal replication initiator protein DnaA, which yields MSFVPTAAAVLNSWVRILGALEKKINRQSFETWLKPTRFSHMTGRTLYVRIPSAEFEKVGEKYADLIQEAIDNLQLDIEEVIFQTPQQDPAAVRLREDGGFAPLPSHSLNAPRSGRAAAGNGSAAPEQARFDWNTASQLNPRYQFDAFVIGSGNQFAMAASQAVAERPSKAYNPLFLYGGVGMGKTHLMHAIGHDVKRRQPHASICYVSGEKFTNEMINSVRYDKMTSFRDKFRNVDVLLIDDIQFLAGKERTQEEFFHTFNTLHESMKQIVIASDRPPKELADFEDRLRSRFEWGLIADIQPPDLETKVAILQKKAESEQTQLPTDVALFIASNVRTNVRELEGALVRLIAWCSMHGVEITLPVTQQCLKQFIDTQVRKITIEAIQRAVAEHFGMRVAELKQKNNSRQIVVPRQIAMYLAKQMTEASLPEIGRQFGGKHHTTVMHSISKIDEQRRNDKDLNRTINKLMETLN from the coding sequence ATGTCCTTTGTACCGACAGCAGCGGCTGTATTGAATTCATGGGTCCGTATCCTGGGCGCGCTCGAAAAGAAGATCAACCGTCAGTCGTTCGAGACGTGGCTGAAACCCACGCGGTTCTCGCACATGACGGGCCGGACGCTGTACGTGCGCATTCCGTCGGCGGAGTTTGAGAAGGTGGGCGAGAAGTATGCCGACCTGATCCAGGAGGCGATCGACAACCTCCAGTTGGACATTGAAGAAGTGATCTTCCAGACGCCGCAGCAGGATCCGGCGGCGGTTCGTCTGCGGGAAGATGGTGGGTTTGCTCCTCTGCCGAGCCACTCGTTGAATGCGCCCCGGTCGGGACGGGCGGCGGCGGGTAATGGCAGCGCGGCTCCGGAGCAGGCGCGGTTCGACTGGAACACGGCCTCGCAGTTGAATCCGCGGTATCAGTTCGATGCGTTCGTGATTGGAAGTGGGAACCAGTTCGCCATGGCTGCGTCGCAGGCGGTTGCGGAGAGGCCTTCGAAGGCTTACAACCCGCTATTCCTGTATGGCGGCGTGGGCATGGGCAAGACGCACCTGATGCATGCGATTGGCCATGACGTGAAGCGCAGGCAACCGCATGCTTCGATCTGCTATGTGAGCGGTGAGAAGTTTACGAACGAGATGATCAACTCGGTCCGGTACGACAAGATGACGTCGTTCCGGGACAAGTTCAGGAACGTCGATGTGTTGCTGATCGATGATATTCAGTTTCTCGCCGGCAAGGAGAGGACGCAGGAAGAGTTCTTCCATACGTTCAATACGCTGCACGAGAGCATGAAGCAGATTGTGATCGCGTCGGATCGGCCTCCGAAAGAATTGGCGGACTTTGAAGATCGTCTGCGGTCGCGTTTTGAGTGGGGTTTGATCGCGGATATTCAGCCACCGGATCTCGAGACGAAGGTTGCGATTCTGCAGAAGAAGGCAGAGAGCGAGCAGACGCAGTTGCCCACGGACGTCGCTTTGTTTATTGCGAGCAATGTGCGGACGAACGTGCGTGAACTTGAGGGCGCGCTGGTGCGGCTGATCGCGTGGTGCTCGATGCATGGCGTGGAGATTACGCTGCCGGTAACGCAGCAGTGCCTGAAGCAGTTCATCGATACGCAGGTAAGAAAGATCACAATCGAGGCGATTCAGAGGGCCGTAGCTGAACACTTTGGTATGCGGGTTGCTGAGTTGAAGCAGAAGAACAACTCGCGGCAGATCGTGGTGCCGCGGCAGATTGCGATGTATCTGGCCAAGCAGATGACCGAGGCCTCGTTGCCGGAGATCGGGCGTCAGTTTGGGGGCAAGCACCATACGACCGTGATGCACTCGATCTCGAAGATCGATGAGCAGAGACGGAACGATAAGGACT
- the rpmH gene encoding 50S ribosomal protein L34 has product MPKRTFQPNRRHRAKTHGFLTRMKTKAGAAVLSRRRAKGRHKIAVSAGFRD; this is encoded by the coding sequence ATGCCCAAGCGTACCTTTCAGCCCAACCGCCGCCACCGCGCCAAGACCCACGGCTTCCTTACCCGCATGAAGACCAAGGCCGGAGCCGCCGTGCTCAGCCGCCGTCGCGCCAAGGGCCGTCACAAGATCGCCGTCTCCGCTGGCTTCCGCGACTAG
- a CDS encoding phytanoyl-CoA dioxygenase family protein yields MSTTQESTTKLRIGALHTFWDRTLHGDSSSEAVSWDVQKTLLAGLGLNHLEALRYLRMQRPTFEAFEAWIVAQRDDAFAESERDRLRRALDGHAVGSPIGALDAVEGLSEAELAQWDEHGYVIVRNAVSTEAAETAEMAIYEHLGMSRDDPESWYSETLGHTIWVPLLRHPALVANRFAPRVVKAFAQLWGREDLWATVDQAGLNPPERPGWLFPGPKLHWDCTLAQPHHLEIQGILYLAETEAAQGAFCCVPGFHKGLIPWLDSLPKGADPRAEALRTLTAKPIAAGRGDLVLWHQSLPHGSSPNRASRPRVVQYISMRPTRWEHNSEWI; encoded by the coding sequence GTGAGCACAACGCAAGAGAGCACGACGAAGCTTCGCATCGGGGCGCTGCATACCTTCTGGGATCGAACGCTCCACGGCGATTCGTCCAGCGAGGCAGTGTCCTGGGACGTGCAGAAGACGCTGCTGGCCGGCCTCGGGCTGAATCATCTTGAAGCTCTGCGCTACCTCAGGATGCAACGCCCCACGTTTGAAGCATTCGAGGCGTGGATCGTCGCGCAGCGCGACGACGCTTTCGCCGAGAGCGAGCGGGATCGTCTGCGGCGTGCCCTCGACGGCCATGCGGTGGGTTCGCCGATCGGCGCACTCGACGCGGTCGAAGGTCTGAGCGAGGCCGAGCTTGCCCAATGGGACGAGCACGGCTATGTCATCGTGCGAAACGCGGTGAGCACCGAGGCTGCCGAGACTGCGGAGATGGCGATCTACGAACATCTCGGGATGAGCCGCGATGATCCGGAGAGCTGGTACTCCGAGACCCTGGGTCACACGATCTGGGTGCCCCTGCTGCGCCATCCGGCGCTCGTCGCCAACCGCTTTGCTCCGCGCGTGGTGAAGGCGTTCGCGCAGTTGTGGGGGCGCGAGGACCTCTGGGCAACCGTGGACCAGGCCGGGTTGAATCCGCCGGAGCGGCCGGGCTGGCTCTTTCCCGGCCCCAAGCTGCATTGGGATTGCACCCTGGCGCAGCCGCATCATCTCGAGATTCAGGGCATCCTTTACCTGGCGGAGACCGAAGCGGCACAGGGCGCGTTCTGCTGTGTTCCCGGCTTCCACAAGGGCCTGATCCCCTGGCTGGATTCGCTGCCGAAGGGGGCTGATCCACGAGCCGAAGCGCTGCGCACGCTGACCGCAAAGCCTATCGCGGCCGGCCGTGGCGACCTTGTCCTGTGGCACCAGTCCTTGCCCCACGGCAGCAGCCCAAACCGCGCCAGCCGCCCACGCGTGGTGCAGTATATCTCCATGCGCCCAACCCGCTGGGAGCATAACTCGGAGTGGATATAG
- a CDS encoding FMN-binding negative transcriptional regulator — protein MYIPPFNEEKRLPVIHDLMRHHPLATLVTMTDKGLFATHLPMVLHAEEGEYGTLRGHISKANLQGRATHADIDALAIFAGPRHYISPTWYPSKHEDPRTVPTWNYAVVHAYAPIAFIEDSSWLLTHLETLTSIHEATSPKPWKITDAPADYIVGQSRGIIGIELPIRTLQGKWKVSQNRTQADRAGVAEGLADLNTPEALAMKALVEP, from the coding sequence ATGTACATCCCTCCTTTCAACGAAGAGAAGCGCCTCCCGGTCATCCACGACCTCATGCGCCACCACCCACTCGCCACCCTCGTCACCATGACGGACAAGGGCCTCTTCGCCACCCATCTTCCGATGGTCCTTCACGCGGAAGAGGGCGAATACGGCACCCTGCGCGGTCACATCTCCAAGGCCAACCTGCAGGGCCGTGCCACGCATGCGGACATCGACGCCCTCGCCATCTTCGCCGGCCCGCGCCACTACATCAGCCCCACGTGGTACCCCAGTAAGCACGAAGATCCCAGGACAGTTCCCACCTGGAACTACGCGGTCGTCCACGCCTACGCCCCCATCGCGTTCATCGAAGATTCGTCCTGGCTTCTCACCCACCTCGAAACCCTCACGAGCATCCACGAGGCGACCTCCCCGAAGCCCTGGAAGATCACCGACGCACCCGCCGACTACATCGTCGGCCAGTCCCGCGGGATCATCGGTATCGAGCTTCCCATCCGCACCCTTCAGGGCAAGTGGAAGGTGAGCCAGAACCGCACTCAGGCCGACCGCGCCGGCGTAGCCGAAGGCCTCGCCGACCTCAATACCCCCGAAGCCCTCGCCATGAAGGCTCTGGTCGAGCCCTAA
- a CDS encoding cupin domain-containing protein, translating to MIQTKPISLEAAASALPELWSPRILGQVNDQYIKVARVEGVFPWHTHDHEDEMFLVLRGALTIGRSEADGGPVTLQPGEFFVVPAGLHHNTSADVETWIALIETTTTLHTGTTVLSQTRSIEEQLG from the coding sequence ATGATCCAGACCAAGCCCATCTCGCTCGAAGCTGCCGCCTCCGCTCTGCCTGAGCTCTGGTCGCCACGCATCCTCGGCCAGGTCAACGATCAGTACATCAAGGTCGCGCGCGTCGAAGGCGTCTTCCCCTGGCACACCCACGACCACGAAGACGAGATGTTCCTCGTCCTCCGCGGAGCCCTCACCATAGGCCGCTCCGAGGCCGATGGCGGCCCCGTCACGCTGCAGCCTGGCGAATTCTTCGTCGTCCCCGCCGGCCTGCACCACAACACCAGCGCCGACGTCGAAACCTGGATAGCCCTCATCGAGACCACCACCACGCTGCACACCGGCACCACCGTGCTCTCCCAGACCCGCTCCATCGAAGAGCAGTTGGGATAG